One window of the Vigna radiata var. radiata cultivar VC1973A chromosome 1, Vradiata_ver6, whole genome shotgun sequence genome contains the following:
- the LOC106760575 gene encoding dirigent protein 25-like, producing MAKGLSTLQELEYGSVTSIDEELVESDGNELQNVGKAEGVYVVSSEDGSSHMVAITASFLKGGYEDGLRLFGVHKSDVFESHVAVIGGTGKYYDANGFXXVKVVHRVGSSSKDXKVTSSKFLLFDVYLS from the exons ATGGCTAAGGGCCTGT CAACACTTCAAGAGCTGGAGTATGGATCAGTAACATCAATAGATGAGGAACTGGTTGAAAGTGATGGAAATGAACTGCAAAATGTTGGAAAAGCAGAAGGAGTGTATGTAGTTAGCTCTGAGGATGGAAGTAGCCACATGGTGGCTATTACAGCAAGTTTCTTGAAGGGTGGGTATGAGGATGGACTGAGACTTTTTGGAGTGCACAAGAGTGATGTGTTTGAGTCACATGTTGCTGTTATTGGAGGCACTGGGAAGTACTATGATGCTAATGGCTTTGNTGNAGTTAAGGTTGTGCACAGAGTAGGATCTAGTTCTAAAGATNGAAAAGTNACAAGTTCAAAGTTCCTCTTGTTTGATGTGTACCTTAGTTAA